A genomic segment from Aegilops tauschii subsp. strangulata cultivar AL8/78 chromosome 1, Aet v6.0, whole genome shotgun sequence encodes:
- the LOC141027828 gene encoding uncharacterized protein, with protein sequence MAADDGTNEKVFANYSPLALKPNVRSWLMHLPENSISSWADLCNEFVGAFTGGHQEPGRPSDLQVLPQKEGESLRKYMQRFSQVHRNIPEIHPTAVIVAFYSNMRNRRICSKMNVWLPKTINELYTLANKCARAEEGRRLPGDEVGIEVDSEDDE encoded by the exons ATGGCGG CCGACGACGGCACAAATGAGAAAGTGTTCGCCAACTACTCCCCTTTGGCCCTCAAACCAAACGTGAGGTCGTGGCTGATGCACCTCCCGGAGAATTCCATTTCATCATGGGCTGACTTGTGCAATGaatttgttggcgccttcacgggcggccatcaAGAACCTGGACGGCCCAGTGATCTGCAAGTTCTTCCACAGAAGGAAGGGGAGAGTTTGCGGAAGTACATGCAGAGGTTTAGCCAAGTGCATAGGAACATTCCAGAGATCCACCCGACAGCTGTGATTGTCGCGTTCTACTCAAACATGCGCAATAGGAGGATCTGTTCCAAAATGAACGTCTGGCTGCCCAAGACCATCAATGAATTGTACACTTTGGCAAACAAGTGTGCTCGGGCTGAGGAAGGAAGGCGACTCCCCGGGGACGAGGTTGGCATCGAAGTCGATTCAGAGGACGACGAATAG